A portion of the Pseudarthrobacter sp. L1SW genome contains these proteins:
- a CDS encoding pyridoxamine 5'-phosphate oxidase family protein: MTDTGSISKVTDIINHSHIGMLTTINEEGALVSRPLAVQEVKDDGDMWFFTGLSTSQVAHVRADPRVNVSFGKNTEWVSVAGTAEVVTDRDRIREMWNQAVEAWFPDGPDTPEVCLLRIDSDSAEYWTSPGGTAATVFQWVKSKVTNSRMSVGESGTVEL; encoded by the coding sequence ATGACTGACACCGGGAGCATCAGCAAGGTTACGGACATCATCAACCATTCCCACATCGGAATGTTGACCACCATCAACGAAGAAGGCGCGCTGGTCAGCCGGCCGCTGGCCGTCCAGGAAGTTAAGGACGACGGCGACATGTGGTTCTTCACGGGCCTCAGCACCTCACAGGTTGCGCACGTCCGGGCTGACCCGCGCGTGAACGTTTCCTTCGGCAAGAACACCGAGTGGGTTTCCGTCGCGGGCACCGCCGAGGTGGTGACGGACCGGGACAGGATCCGTGAAATGTGGAACCAGGCAGTGGAGGCCTGGTTCCCGGACGGCCCGGACACCCCCGAGGTGTGCCTGCTCCGCATCGACTCCGACTCCGCCGAGTACTGGACCAGCCCCGGCGGAACGGCCGCCACGGTGTTCCAGTGGGTGAAGTCCAAGGTCACCAACAGCCGGATGAGCGTCGGCGAGAGCGGCACCGTGGAGCTTTAG
- a CDS encoding extracellular solute-binding protein — protein sequence MMTALHPAQKQKASRILAGAVTALATLALVGCGSGFSAGGTDRSEAPDAGGPLNVLIASSGEAESTAVKTAVADWAAGAGKEATVNVASDLPQQLSQGFASGKPADVFYVSADQLANYAGNGSLEPYGDDLANKGDFYPALTEAFTYDGKLYCAPKDFSTLGLVINQDLWKQAGLTEADVPKTWEQLAAAAAKLTQGGTVGLAFGPEYQRVGAFFAQAGGGLVKDGQAVANSEENVAALGFVKKMMNDGVAKFSSDLGAGWGGEAFGKGQAAMVIEGNWIQGALDKDYPAVNYQVAELPEGPGGKGTLTFTNCWGIAADSKNKDAARKLVEQLTSKENQLAFSQAFGVMPSIKSARAEWTAAFPALAPFMAGADYAQTTPLQQGAADVLADFNAQLEQLKDKEPKAILDSTQGSLEPVLEGAK from the coding sequence ATGATGACTGCACTACACCCTGCCCAAAAACAGAAGGCATCCCGCATCCTGGCCGGCGCCGTGACCGCCCTTGCCACCCTCGCGCTGGTTGGCTGCGGCTCAGGTTTCAGCGCCGGCGGGACGGACCGTTCGGAAGCGCCTGACGCTGGCGGCCCGCTGAACGTCCTCATTGCCTCCTCCGGGGAAGCGGAATCCACCGCCGTGAAAACGGCTGTGGCTGACTGGGCCGCCGGCGCCGGAAAGGAAGCCACGGTCAACGTCGCCTCCGACCTGCCGCAGCAGCTCAGCCAGGGCTTCGCCTCCGGCAAACCGGCCGACGTCTTCTACGTCTCAGCGGACCAGCTGGCCAACTACGCGGGCAACGGCTCGCTCGAGCCGTACGGGGATGACCTGGCCAACAAGGGCGATTTCTATCCGGCCCTGACCGAGGCCTTCACCTACGACGGGAAGCTCTACTGCGCACCCAAGGACTTTTCCACGCTGGGGCTGGTCATTAACCAGGACCTGTGGAAGCAGGCCGGGCTGACCGAAGCGGATGTGCCAAAGACGTGGGAGCAGCTCGCAGCCGCAGCCGCCAAATTGACCCAGGGCGGCACCGTGGGCCTGGCCTTCGGCCCCGAGTACCAGCGCGTGGGCGCCTTCTTTGCGCAGGCCGGCGGCGGCCTGGTCAAGGACGGCCAGGCGGTTGCCAACAGCGAAGAGAACGTTGCGGCGCTGGGTTTCGTCAAGAAGATGATGAACGACGGCGTGGCCAAGTTCAGCTCCGACCTTGGCGCAGGCTGGGGCGGCGAGGCCTTCGGCAAGGGCCAGGCCGCCATGGTGATCGAGGGCAACTGGATCCAGGGCGCCTTGGACAAGGACTACCCAGCCGTCAACTATCAGGTGGCTGAACTGCCCGAGGGGCCTGGCGGCAAGGGGACCCTGACCTTCACCAACTGCTGGGGCATCGCAGCGGACAGCAAGAACAAGGACGCTGCCCGCAAACTCGTGGAGCAGCTGACCAGCAAGGAAAACCAGCTGGCGTTCTCCCAGGCCTTCGGCGTGATGCCGTCCATCAAGTCCGCCCGCGCGGAGTGGACCGCGGCTTTCCCGGCGCTGGCACCCTTCATGGCAGGTGCAGACTACGCCCAGACGACCCCCTTGCAGCAGGGTGCGGCTGATGTCCTGGCGGACTTCAACGCCCAGCTCGAGCAGCTGAAGGACAAGGAGCCCAAGGCCATCCTCGACTCCACCCAGGGTTCGCTGGAGCCTGTCCTTGAGGGGGCAAAGTAG
- a CDS encoding FAD-binding protein — MKNWAGNLEYASTEVRQPSSVEELAGIVAGARRVKALGSRHSFNRVGDTDGVHVLLDALPQRIELDPERQTVRVSGGVSYGTLCRSLEQSGVAIHNLASLPHISVAGAVQTGTHGSGVGNQSLAGAVESIDLVRPSGEQVSLSRADGDEFLASVVGLGALGIITGLELSVRPSFRMRQRVLEDLPWDRALANFTEIVSSAYSVSLFTDYAGGSVSQVWLKALDSEPPLGGLFGARAASSPRHPLPDMSAENCTLQLDEPGQWLDRLPHFRHEFTPSKGEELQSEFILPLEHAPAAIEAVRGLADKLAPLLFVSEIRTGAADEFWLSPFYRQQSVALHFTWKPLQPEVEAVLPELEEVLRPFGARPHWGKLFSPTGYDWELLYPRFADFRSLASAHDPGGKFRNGLLDSVLGVPAPSGR, encoded by the coding sequence ATGAAGAACTGGGCAGGGAACCTCGAGTACGCCTCAACGGAGGTCCGTCAGCCGTCGTCAGTGGAAGAACTCGCGGGCATCGTGGCGGGGGCCCGCCGGGTCAAAGCCCTGGGGTCACGCCACTCATTCAACCGCGTGGGGGACACCGACGGCGTTCACGTGCTCCTGGACGCCCTGCCCCAGAGGATCGAACTGGACCCGGAACGCCAAACCGTCCGGGTCAGCGGCGGGGTCAGCTACGGAACGCTGTGCCGCTCCCTGGAACAGTCCGGCGTCGCCATCCACAACCTGGCGTCCCTTCCCCACATTTCCGTGGCAGGCGCTGTCCAGACCGGAACGCACGGATCCGGCGTGGGCAACCAGTCGCTGGCCGGCGCCGTGGAATCGATCGACCTGGTGCGGCCCTCCGGTGAACAGGTGTCCCTCTCCCGCGCTGACGGTGATGAATTCCTGGCCAGCGTGGTGGGCCTCGGTGCCCTGGGCATCATCACCGGCCTGGAACTCTCCGTCCGGCCGAGCTTCCGCATGCGCCAGCGTGTCCTGGAGGATCTGCCGTGGGACCGCGCGCTGGCCAATTTCACGGAGATCGTGTCCAGCGCCTACAGCGTCAGCCTTTTCACGGACTACGCCGGCGGTTCCGTCAGCCAGGTGTGGCTGAAGGCACTGGATTCGGAACCGCCGCTGGGCGGGCTTTTCGGAGCCAGGGCCGCCAGCAGCCCCAGGCACCCGCTGCCTGACATGTCCGCCGAGAACTGCACGCTCCAACTGGACGAGCCAGGCCAGTGGCTGGACCGCCTGCCGCATTTCCGCCACGAGTTCACCCCCAGCAAGGGCGAGGAGCTGCAAAGCGAATTCATCCTGCCCCTGGAGCACGCCCCGGCGGCCATTGAGGCAGTCCGCGGCCTCGCGGACAAGCTCGCGCCGCTGCTGTTTGTGTCCGAGATCCGCACCGGCGCCGCCGATGAATTCTGGCTCAGCCCCTTCTACCGGCAGCAGAGCGTGGCCCTGCACTTCACGTGGAAGCCGCTGCAGCCAGAGGTGGAGGCGGTCCTGCCGGAACTCGAGGAAGTGCTGCGGCCCTTTGGAGCCCGGCCGCACTGGGGCAAGCTCTTCTCCCCCACGGGCTACGACTGGGAATTGCTCTACCCGCGCTTCGCCGACTTCCGCTCGCTGGCATCGGCCCACGATCCCGGCGGGAAGTTCCGGAACGGCCTGCTGGACAGCGTCCTGGGCGTGCCAGCGCCAAGCGGACGCTGA
- a CDS encoding MarR family winged helix-turn-helix transcriptional regulator, translating into MTSNLDPDARTSYRLITVAARLVQRRQDDALAHLGLTRAAVIALEGLAAGPLNQEQLAEAIRVQSQTLGRVLIRLEGAGHITRTRQSTDRRQFKVELTESGAAALEAARRAEINAYPDDPSIDWKVLSGELAKFVRALPADRDHDVVPFAAPEHRTVRRPQGGRGTSLRGVDQPRL; encoded by the coding sequence ATGACCAGCAATCTTGATCCAGATGCCCGGACCAGCTACCGGTTGATTACGGTGGCAGCCCGGCTGGTGCAAAGGCGGCAGGACGATGCCCTGGCGCACTTGGGCCTCACGAGGGCTGCCGTCATAGCACTGGAAGGACTTGCCGCGGGGCCCCTTAACCAGGAACAGCTCGCGGAGGCCATCCGCGTCCAGAGCCAGACCCTGGGACGCGTACTGATCCGGCTCGAAGGTGCCGGACATATCACCAGGACCCGCCAGTCCACGGACAGGCGCCAGTTCAAGGTTGAATTAACGGAATCCGGCGCTGCTGCCCTTGAGGCTGCCCGCCGTGCCGAAATCAACGCCTACCCGGATGATCCAAGCATCGACTGGAAGGTCCTCAGCGGGGAACTGGCAAAGTTTGTGCGTGCCCTGCCTGCGGACCGGGACCATGACGTCGTCCCGTTTGCCGCGCCGGAACACCGCACTGTGCGGCGCCCCCAGGGCGGACGCGGCACCAGCCTCCGCGGCGTGGACCAGCCCCGCCTTTAA
- a CDS encoding phage holin family protein — MPPSAAHQKADNASLGELLGDVTRDLSTLMRQEVELAKAELKQSATKAGKGSGMLGGAGVAGHFVLVFLSLALMFALGALMPLGWAAVIVAVIWGIIAAVLASMGRKELKQIKGLPQTGETLSEIPPTLKPGEVNR, encoded by the coding sequence ATGCCGCCGAGTGCGGCGCACCAGAAGGCTGATAACGCCTCGCTGGGTGAGCTGCTCGGGGACGTGACCCGCGACCTGTCCACGCTGATGCGCCAGGAAGTGGAGCTCGCCAAGGCCGAACTGAAACAATCCGCCACCAAGGCCGGGAAGGGCTCGGGCATGCTCGGCGGGGCAGGGGTGGCCGGGCACTTCGTGCTCGTCTTCCTGTCCCTGGCCCTGATGTTCGCCCTCGGCGCCCTGATGCCCCTGGGCTGGGCCGCCGTGATCGTCGCCGTGATCTGGGGCATCATCGCCGCAGTCCTGGCCTCGATGGGGCGCAAGGAACTCAAACAGATCAAGGGCCTGCCCCAGACAGGCGAGACACTCTCTGAAATTCCCCCAACCCTAAAACCAGGTGAGGTAAACCGATGA
- a CDS encoding LysR substrate-binding domain-containing protein: protein MAGFMDWELAEVMLQGYPGGRYCEDVPSDNIPPSPAPAESPEQEAPRVLRFAYVAGVTPGKWIRRWEERVLDIPLESFMSDDGAQVSVLRDGSADLSFVRLPVEREGLNVIPLYEEQPVVVAPKGHEISVFEEVALADLGEETFLDVAAMGGPEAALQVVASGAGLVILPMSVARHFNVKDTVARRLTGAPGTEIALVWPADSTDEVIEEFVGIVRGRTAQSSRQPSAQPVKAKKEPKPDRRGTGAKKAPKVAQRYAPNPDKGRGKGSRKKGKR from the coding sequence GTGGCCGGCTTCATGGACTGGGAGTTAGCAGAGGTCATGCTTCAAGGGTATCCGGGCGGACGGTACTGTGAAGACGTGCCCTCCGACAACATCCCCCCAAGCCCTGCCCCCGCCGAATCTCCGGAGCAGGAGGCACCCCGCGTGCTCCGGTTCGCCTACGTGGCAGGCGTGACGCCCGGGAAGTGGATCCGCCGCTGGGAAGAGCGCGTGCTGGATATCCCGCTGGAATCGTTTATGTCCGACGACGGCGCGCAGGTTTCCGTGCTCCGTGACGGTTCGGCGGACCTGAGCTTCGTCCGGCTTCCGGTGGAGCGCGAGGGCCTCAATGTCATTCCGCTCTATGAGGAGCAGCCGGTGGTGGTGGCGCCCAAGGGCCACGAGATTTCGGTCTTTGAGGAAGTGGCACTGGCGGACCTCGGTGAAGAAACTTTCCTGGACGTCGCCGCCATGGGCGGCCCGGAAGCCGCACTGCAGGTGGTGGCCTCGGGGGCGGGCCTGGTGATCCTGCCGATGTCCGTTGCCCGGCACTTCAACGTCAAGGACACTGTGGCCCGGCGGCTGACAGGTGCGCCGGGAACGGAAATCGCGTTGGTGTGGCCCGCGGATTCCACGGACGAAGTGATCGAGGAATTCGTCGGGATCGTGCGCGGCCGGACCGCCCAAAGCTCCCGCCAGCCCTCGGCCCAGCCGGTCAAGGCGAAGAAGGAACCCAAGCCGGACCGGCGCGGCACCGGAGCCAAGAAGGCGCCCAAGGTAGCCCAGCGGTACGCGCCCAACCCGGACAAGGGCCGCGGCAAAGGCTCCCGGAAGAAGGGCAAGCGCTAG
- a CDS encoding LacI family DNA-binding transcriptional regulator, which translates to MASRVTIVDLANQLGVSRQTISNVLNAPHRVKEETRIRVARAIEESGYRPNAAARQLRNHVSKNVGMRLQPAGNGISGTVLTGFLYGLTEAAHSHGYRVTLYCADSDEEEISRYEELVTEADLDGFILTATHHGDQRAAWLAQRGIPFVAFGRPWDSGRDVSDAGHSWVDVDGRSGTREATEHLIAAGHRRIGYIGWPNGSGVGGDRRAGWLEAMTAHFGTEDPAPLIYAGEDTAASGSSGAATLLGKGATAFVCASDSLALGASAYLRQSDQPALASAVVGFDNTPVAAAVGLSSVSQPVESAAAEVMRLLLGHLNSATAEPQHVLLRPRLELRDLQPFNH; encoded by the coding sequence ATGGCGTCACGGGTGACTATTGTGGACCTCGCCAACCAGCTCGGGGTTTCCCGGCAAACGATCTCCAACGTGTTGAACGCCCCGCACCGGGTCAAGGAAGAGACGCGCATCCGGGTGGCCAGGGCCATCGAGGAAAGCGGCTACCGGCCCAACGCTGCTGCCCGCCAGTTGCGCAACCATGTGTCCAAAAACGTGGGCATGCGGCTGCAGCCGGCAGGCAACGGCATCAGCGGTACGGTGCTGACGGGCTTCCTGTACGGGCTGACCGAGGCTGCCCACAGCCACGGCTACCGCGTGACCCTCTACTGTGCGGACTCGGACGAGGAGGAGATCAGCCGCTACGAGGAACTGGTCACCGAGGCGGACCTGGACGGCTTCATCCTCACAGCCACCCACCACGGTGACCAGCGGGCCGCCTGGCTTGCCCAGCGGGGTATTCCGTTTGTCGCATTCGGGCGGCCCTGGGATTCAGGCCGGGATGTGTCCGACGCCGGGCATTCGTGGGTCGATGTCGACGGCCGCAGCGGGACACGCGAAGCCACGGAACACCTCATTGCCGCCGGGCACCGGAGGATCGGCTACATCGGCTGGCCGAACGGTTCCGGTGTGGGCGGGGACCGGCGCGCCGGGTGGCTCGAGGCGATGACGGCCCATTTCGGCACGGAAGACCCCGCACCGCTCATCTACGCAGGCGAGGACACCGCAGCCAGCGGTTCCTCGGGTGCAGCCACCCTGCTGGGCAAGGGAGCCACCGCCTTCGTCTGCGCCAGCGACAGCCTTGCCCTGGGCGCCAGCGCCTACCTGCGGCAGTCGGACCAGCCCGCCCTGGCCTCGGCGGTGGTCGGCTTCGACAACACCCCCGTGGCCGCCGCCGTCGGACTTTCCAGCGTGTCCCAGCCTGTGGAATCCGCGGCTGCCGAAGTCATGCGGCTGCTGCTTGGCCACCTGAACAGCGCGACGGCAGAACCGCAGCACGTGCTGCTGCGCCCCAGGCTTGAACTCCGGGACCTCCAACCGTTCAACCACTAG
- a CDS encoding DUF3618 domain-containing protein — translation MSDNPDAIRSDIEATRARLGTNVDAVADKVTPSNIVHRQTDKVKDAVTGVKEKIMGAADHTTTRAADTMHTGAGHTTDALHSTGDTLHGAKDTAAAKLSDAGTAISNTPDQVKAKTQGNPLAAGLIAFGAGMLISSLIPASQKEREAAQQLKTAAEPLATQVTDAAKDMVQDLKEPAQEAMENVKATATDAAQNVKTEGQHAATDVKDRAADAADHVKTTGQNT, via the coding sequence ATGAGCGATAACCCGGACGCAATCCGATCAGACATAGAAGCCACCCGCGCACGCCTGGGCACCAACGTTGACGCCGTGGCGGACAAAGTCACCCCGTCCAACATCGTCCACCGCCAAACCGACAAAGTAAAAGACGCGGTCACCGGCGTGAAGGAGAAAATCATGGGAGCAGCAGACCACACCACCACCCGCGCCGCGGACACGATGCACACCGGCGCCGGGCACACCACCGACGCCCTGCACTCCACCGGAGACACCCTGCACGGGGCCAAAGACACCGCCGCGGCCAAACTCAGCGACGCCGGCACCGCGATCTCCAACACCCCGGACCAGGTCAAAGCCAAAACCCAGGGCAACCCCCTCGCCGCCGGCCTGATCGCCTTCGGCGCCGGAATGCTCATCTCCTCCCTGATCCCGGCCAGCCAAAAGGAACGCGAAGCGGCCCAGCAGCTCAAAACCGCCGCCGAACCCCTCGCCACCCAGGTCACCGACGCCGCCAAGGACATGGTCCAAGACCTCAAGGAACCAGCCCAGGAAGCCATGGAAAACGTCAAAGCCACCGCCACCGACGCCGCCCAAAACGTCAAAACCGAAGGCCAGCACGCCGCCACCGACGTCAAAGACCGCGCCGCAGACGCTGCAGACCACGTCAAAACCACAGGCCAGAACACCTAA
- a CDS encoding carbohydrate ABC transporter permease, producing the protein MAARAAHAAGIHGRQALAGWIFVAPVVLILGLFLLVPVVMAAWVSVSDWTGRGSPFGPNVGFVGAENYQAIIAGGGLAEKDFGTALRNNAYYVLLVVPLQTAMSLFLAVLVNRQVLRGRGLFRTAFYFPSVTSSVAITVLWLFLFSATGVVNKVLSFVGVQGPNWFQDPRGVLHLLLSAVGIAGPAATGGQFLGIGWWEWLSGPSVAMSAFILMAVFTTSGTFMLLFIAALQGLGSEVQEAALVDGATGWQRFWFVTLPMLKPTLFTVLTLGLIGCWQVFDQIYVGTQGGPSKTTLTPAYLSFNSAFNNQQWGQGAAISFILFGIIVVFALVQRWLLRDKDSAR; encoded by the coding sequence GTGGCGGCCCGTGCAGCACACGCAGCAGGAATCCACGGCAGGCAGGCGCTGGCCGGCTGGATCTTTGTGGCGCCCGTGGTGCTGATCCTTGGCCTGTTCCTTCTGGTCCCCGTGGTGATGGCCGCCTGGGTCAGCGTCTCCGACTGGACCGGACGGGGGAGCCCCTTCGGCCCGAACGTGGGTTTCGTGGGGGCGGAGAACTACCAGGCCATCATTGCCGGCGGCGGACTCGCGGAAAAGGACTTCGGAACGGCGCTGCGCAACAACGCCTATTACGTCCTGCTGGTGGTGCCACTGCAGACGGCCATGAGCCTGTTCCTGGCCGTGCTGGTCAACCGGCAGGTACTGCGGGGCCGCGGCCTGTTCCGGACGGCCTTCTATTTTCCGTCCGTTACCAGTTCGGTGGCCATCACGGTGCTGTGGCTGTTCCTCTTCAGTGCAACGGGCGTGGTCAACAAGGTGCTCAGTTTCGTGGGCGTCCAGGGGCCAAACTGGTTCCAGGATCCCCGCGGGGTGCTGCACCTGCTGCTCTCCGCCGTCGGCATTGCGGGGCCCGCCGCCACCGGCGGGCAGTTCCTGGGCATCGGCTGGTGGGAGTGGTTGTCCGGGCCGTCCGTTGCGATGTCGGCCTTCATCCTGATGGCGGTCTTCACAACATCCGGAACCTTTATGCTGCTGTTCATCGCGGCGCTGCAGGGACTGGGCTCCGAAGTCCAGGAAGCAGCGCTGGTGGACGGAGCAACCGGCTGGCAACGGTTCTGGTTTGTTACCCTGCCCATGCTCAAGCCCACGCTGTTCACGGTCCTCACCCTGGGCCTGATCGGCTGCTGGCAGGTCTTCGACCAGATCTACGTGGGAACCCAGGGCGGCCCTTCCAAAACAACGCTCACCCCCGCATACCTCAGCTTCAATTCAGCGTTCAACAACCAGCAGTGGGGCCAGGGCGCGGCCATCAGCTTCATCCTCTTTGGCATCATCGTGGTCTTCGCGCTGGTCCAGCGCTGGCTGCTGCGGGATAAGGACAGTGCACGATGA
- a CDS encoding DUF5997 family protein — MTSANSQSMKPATVAKKLGIYLPATPQEFQDSTITRAEFAELQANPPEWLAELRRNGPHPRPVVAQKLNVSISGLARGGVEEALTTAEITALLQAPPQWLVSERATHAAVRAEAQRVKEESAKKEAKKARAKAE; from the coding sequence ATGACCTCTGCTAACTCCCAGTCCATGAAGCCGGCCACCGTTGCCAAGAAACTTGGCATCTATCTGCCCGCAACGCCGCAGGAGTTCCAGGATTCAACCATCACGCGGGCCGAGTTCGCCGAGCTCCAGGCCAACCCGCCGGAGTGGCTCGCCGAGCTGCGCCGCAACGGCCCCCACCCCCGCCCGGTGGTGGCGCAAAAGCTGAACGTTTCCATCAGCGGGCTGGCCCGCGGCGGCGTTGAGGAAGCGCTGACGACGGCGGAAATCACCGCGCTGCTGCAGGCTCCCCCGCAGTGGCTGGTCAGCGAGCGCGCCACGCATGCCGCCGTCCGCGCCGAGGCCCAGCGCGTGAAGGAAGAATCGGCCAAGAAGGAAGCCAAGAAGGCCCGCGCCAAGGCCGAATAG
- a CDS encoding carbohydrate ABC transporter permease gives MSIQTRPRPDIRSTTPAPAVRARRRFTGGWVAYGLLVALALAYTFPFLVQLATSFKTEPEAAANPLGLLPTTWSGAAYTALFANSDFPSWTMNSLIVTVLVTAGRVFFDSLAGYALARLQFRGRATVFAILVGVMAVPGVVLLIPKFLVLNQLGMYDSYSGMVLPLLADAAGVFIMKNFFESVPASIEEQARIDGAGVFRTFWSIVLPMSMPALMTIVILSFQGSWNELNHFIVSTQSPELTTLTKGVAQLASGQLSQGTQYPLKLAAALLMTVPVAIVFFIFQKRIMNSTAGAVKE, from the coding sequence ATGAGTATCCAGACCCGGCCCAGGCCGGACATTCGCAGCACGACGCCGGCACCCGCCGTACGTGCCCGCCGCCGCTTCACAGGTGGCTGGGTAGCCTACGGGCTGCTTGTGGCCCTGGCCCTGGCGTACACCTTTCCGTTCCTGGTCCAGCTGGCCACCAGCTTCAAGACCGAGCCGGAGGCGGCGGCGAACCCGCTTGGCCTGCTGCCGACCACCTGGTCCGGGGCCGCCTACACCGCGCTGTTCGCCAATTCCGACTTCCCGTCGTGGACCATGAACTCGCTGATCGTCACCGTCCTGGTCACCGCAGGCCGGGTGTTCTTCGATTCCCTGGCGGGCTATGCCCTTGCCCGGCTGCAGTTCCGGGGCCGTGCCACGGTGTTCGCCATCCTGGTGGGCGTCATGGCGGTGCCGGGGGTAGTCCTGCTGATCCCCAAATTCCTGGTGCTCAACCAGCTGGGCATGTACGACTCCTACTCAGGCATGGTCCTGCCCCTCCTGGCGGACGCCGCGGGGGTGTTCATCATGAAGAACTTCTTTGAATCGGTTCCGGCTTCCATCGAGGAGCAGGCCAGGATCGACGGTGCCGGGGTATTCAGGACCTTCTGGTCCATCGTGCTGCCCATGTCCATGCCCGCGCTGATGACCATCGTGATCCTGAGCTTCCAGGGTTCCTGGAACGAGCTCAACCACTTCATCGTCTCCACCCAAAGCCCGGAGCTGACCACCCTGACCAAGGGCGTGGCACAGCTCGCATCCGGGCAGCTGAGCCAGGGAACCCAGTATCCGCTCAAACTTGCGGCGGCCCTGCTGATGACCGTGCCGGTGGCGATCGTGTTCTTCATCTTCCAGAAGCGGATCATGAACAGCACCGCCGGGGCGGTAAAGGAATAG
- a CDS encoding VOC family protein produces MRLKMCSIHVKDPAAAHAFYTETLGFETLMAMPEYNLYIIKDPGADNGSVGLLLEPSDNPIGATYMNAVHDAGLPAIVFGVPDVQAEYERLVAAGVTFKSGPTEDPSGISAVFDDGCGNFVQLHQD; encoded by the coding sequence ATGAGACTCAAAATGTGCAGCATCCACGTCAAGGACCCGGCCGCCGCCCACGCTTTCTACACAGAAACCCTGGGTTTCGAGACACTGATGGCCATGCCGGAGTACAACCTGTACATCATCAAGGACCCCGGCGCGGACAACGGGTCCGTAGGGCTGCTGCTGGAGCCCAGCGACAACCCGATCGGGGCCACGTACATGAATGCCGTGCACGACGCCGGGCTCCCGGCCATCGTGTTCGGCGTCCCGGATGTGCAGGCTGAGTACGAGCGACTGGTGGCCGCCGGGGTCACCTTCAAGAGCGGGCCCACGGAGGACCCTTCCGGGATCAGCGCCGTGTTCGACGACGGCTGCGGCAACTTCGTCCAGCTGCACCAGGACTGA